The window TTTGTAAGGGTTTCTTTAGGTGGAGTTAGAGATGAGTCTGAAATAAGAGGACATAGAAGAACTTATGTTGGAGCTATACCAGGAAGAATAATAAATGCTATGAAGGAAGCAAAAACTAAGAATCCTGTATTCTTATTTGATGAAATAGATAAGATGGCATCAGATTTTAGAGGAGATCCAGCTTCAGCTATGCTTGAGACATTAGATCCTGAGCAAAATAAGGAGTTTGTAGATCACTATCTAGAGATACCATTTGATTTATCGAGAGTTTTATTTATAACTACTGCTAACAGCTTAAATACAATACCTAGACCTTTACTTGATAGAATGGAAGTTATACAGGTATCTGGATATACAGAAGAAGAAAAGCTTAAAATATCTAAAAAATACTTACTTCCAAAACAGATAAAGGAGCATGGCTTAGAAGAAGGATTCTTAAAGATATCAGATGAAACTATAAGGGATATAATAACTTATTACACTAGAGAATCTGGAGTTAGAAATATTGAAAGAACTATAGGTAAGGTGTGTAGAAAAGCAGCTAAAAGATATGTAGAAAATAGAGAATTAAAAAATATTAGAATAAATAAGAATAACCTAGAAAAATATCTAGGAAAGAAGATATATAGCTATGAGCCGATAAAGGAAAATCCTGAGGTTGGAATAGTTAGGGGTCTTGCATGGACAAGTGTTGGAGGAGAGACTTTATCTATTGAGGTAACTCCTATGAAGGGAAAAGGACAACTTGTTTTAACAGGACAACTTGGAGATGTTATGAAAGAATCTGCAAGAACAGGAATATCTTATATAAGATCTAAGTATGAACAGTTTAATATAGATGAAAACTTCTATAAAGAACAAGATATTCATATTCATATACCAGAAGGAGCTATACCAAAAGATGGTCCATCTGCTGGAATAACTATGGCAACTGCTGTTATATCTGCTCTATCTAATATCCCTGTCAATAATCTTGTAGCAATGACTGGAGAAATAACTTTAAGAGGAAGAGTACTTCCTGTTGGAGGAATAAAAGAAAAGGTACTTGCAGCTAATAGAGCGGGAATTAAAAAAATATTACTTCCAATAGACAACAAAAAAGATATGGAAGATATACCTGAAAATATTAAAAAGAAAATAGAGTTTGTATTTGTAAAGAGTATGGATGAAGTATTAGAGCACGCTTTAATTAAGGACGGTGAATAGTTTGAAAATAAGATCATCAGAGATAGTGATGAGTGCAGTAAATAGAGATCAGTATCCAGCAGAAGGAATTCCGGAAGTAGCATTTGTAGGAAGATCTAATGTAGGAAAGTCTTCTAGCATAAATTCACTTTTAAACAGAAGAAATTTTGCAAGAGTAAGTCAGACTCCAGGAAAAACAAGAACTATAAATTTTTATTTGATAAATGAAGAGTTTTTCTTTGTAGATTTACCTGGGTACGGATATGCAAAGGTTTCAAAATCTGAAAAAGCTGGCTGGGGAAAAATAATGGAAAGATACTTAACAGGAAGAGATGAGCTTTGCCGTATATATCTACTTGTAGATATAAGACATGAGCCTACTAATGATGATAAGGCTATGTATGATTGGGTAAAGTATTTTGGATACGATTGTACTGTAGTAGCTACTAAGGCTGATAAGATATCTAGAGGTAAGTATCAAAAGCATATGAGTGTTATAAGAAAAAAATTAGGACTTGCAGATGAAAAGATAATACCTGTATCTTCACTTAAAAAGACAGGATTTGATATTTTGTGGGATGATATTACTAATACTTATAGTGAGCATGGATATGAAATAACTGTAGATTAAGACCTTGGAATTCCAAGGTCTTATTTTTTGATGAATTTTATTGAATACAACTAATACTTGTATTAATTTGTTGCCTGTGGTACAATGATTTCTAAAATATTTGTCGAATTAAATCCCGGATTTAGAATGTCAAAAGGAGCGTGCATATGAAGGATAATCAA is drawn from Tepidibacter hydrothermalis and contains these coding sequences:
- the lon gene encoding endopeptidase La; the encoded protein is MEQNYSTKEHKLPVIPLRGLAVFPYMVLHFDVGREKSINALEEAMVDEQLIFLTSQKEAEIDVPTPDDFYHIGTICKIKQMLKLPGDTVRVLVEGMSRAKIKEIVDDEKGFSATLEEVVYNEELLKEDKEVEALIRNVFDSFEEYINISNRISPEILLTLSDIDEPSRYVDTIASNMFLKPLQKQEVLEIFDPKERLEKVYKILLEELDILKIEKKISLRVKKQVNRVQKEYYLKEQLKAIHKELGEDEETTDDIEEYKKQLKSIKVKKEIKEKISKEINRLSKMSPSSAESGVIRNYLDTIFALPWNKESKDKVDLKESAKILDEDHYGLDKVKERILEYLAIRTLSNSMKGPIVCLVGPPGVGKTSIAKSIAKSLNRKFVRVSLGGVRDESEIRGHRRTYVGAIPGRIINAMKEAKTKNPVFLFDEIDKMASDFRGDPASAMLETLDPEQNKEFVDHYLEIPFDLSRVLFITTANSLNTIPRPLLDRMEVIQVSGYTEEEKLKISKKYLLPKQIKEHGLEEGFLKISDETIRDIITYYTRESGVRNIERTIGKVCRKAAKRYVENRELKNIRINKNNLEKYLGKKIYSYEPIKENPEVGIVRGLAWTSVGGETLSIEVTPMKGKGQLVLTGQLGDVMKESARTGISYIRSKYEQFNIDENFYKEQDIHIHIPEGAIPKDGPSAGITMATAVISALSNIPVNNLVAMTGEITLRGRVLPVGGIKEKVLAANRAGIKKILLPIDNKKDMEDIPENIKKKIEFVFVKSMDEVLEHALIKDGE
- the yihA gene encoding ribosome biogenesis GTP-binding protein YihA/YsxC, with product MKIRSSEIVMSAVNRDQYPAEGIPEVAFVGRSNVGKSSSINSLLNRRNFARVSQTPGKTRTINFYLINEEFFFVDLPGYGYAKVSKSEKAGWGKIMERYLTGRDELCRIYLLVDIRHEPTNDDKAMYDWVKYFGYDCTVVATKADKISRGKYQKHMSVIRKKLGLADEKIIPVSSLKKTGFDILWDDITNTYSEHGYEITVD